In Labeo rohita strain BAU-BD-2019 chromosome 4, IGBB_LRoh.1.0, whole genome shotgun sequence, the DNA window AGATTGAGGCTGATTGTTCAGCTGCGCTGAGCTCAACAGAAGATGAGAATAAATCTGCAGATTCCGTCTGGACGTGCTCGTGTGTCTCTGACGGCAATTATATAACGAGATCTGCTCTTCCCTCAGATCAAAGGAGGAACTACACCAAAAACAGCATCAACAGCCTGACGGACACGTCACAGTACCATGTGGAGGTGAGACACGCATGCGTTCAGGAGAATTGAGCAGACTCGTGAGATGAGTGAAAATCTGATCACACAAATCAGACTCTGAATTAAACAATTAGACACGTCAACATGGGCAGGTTGTGTGACATAAACTCATTCCAAAAACCCAGGAAAATCTAACACTGATTGCAATAAAAGGAATGATAATTCTGGCATAATTTGCCCTCCATCATGTCATTCGAACCTGACGTAATtttgcaaaatgatatttagTCTTGTATCCAGggggaaaaaactaaatgaagtgcattttgcttaaagtaaaattaaaacagagtaTTACAGTACACAGTAAAGCGCTATAGAAATAAAGATGTCTTGACTTTTGTCTTCTGCAGCATCTGACCACATTTGTGATGGATCGAAAGGAGGCCATGCTGACCATCGAGGATGGCATCAGGAAGCTGCGTCTGCTGGACGCCAAGGGGAAGGTTTGGACGCAGGATATGATCCTGCAGGTGGACGGTAAAGCCGTCAGCCTCTTAGACAACGACAGCAAGGTACGAACCTCCCAATCTGCCATCAGACCCCCGATGATACGCATGTGGCCTGATCTCGTATGTCTTTCAGAACGAGCTGGAGAACTTTTCTCTGGGCTCGATCCAGCACTGTCAGGCCGTGATGAACGCCTGCAGCTACGACTCCATCCTGGCACTGGTGTGTAAGGAGTCCGGCCAGGGCAAACCAGACCTGCACCTGTTCCAGTGCGACGACATCAAGGTCTGATCTCACCGCAGGCATTCATCTCACTCGCGTGTTTGCAGAGTACTGACTGTGTGCTTTGTCTTCCTCAGGCCAATTTGATCCACTTGGACATCGAAAGCGCCGTCAGCGACCACAAGGGTGGAAAAGTCAAGAAGCGTTCGGAGGTGCTGAAGTAAGTCCAGCGCTTGTGAATTATGAAGATGCTTGTTTCCACGGTAACACAGCATCCGTTTCTCTGTGTCTGTCAGAATGATCCTGAAGAGTGACGGAACCATCCCTCCACCTCCAGGAGGCCCCGCCCCTGAGCCTCCtggagctgtcaatcaaacggACAGCAAGAGCCGAGTGGCCAGTTGGTCTGCGTGGACCAATGAGCAGCAGGAGCGTGAGTGGAAGTCTGTTGTTAACTCTTGAATTCCTGTTCTCAAATCTCACTGTGTGTCTGTTTGTCCTCAGATGATCCACAGAGACATTACACAGAAGTGGGCGGCTCTCCTGAGATGCGTGCAGCGCATGTGGACAGAGATGTGGTGAGCGTTTACACTGATGCACGACATCCTGTTCCCGTCTGCCGGCCATTATCACTGCAGGGCCTGAAATTAACTTTTTGACACACCTGCCAATGGCTGGCAACTTAAAAGCCATAAGTAGTTTTTACATAGTCATGAAACTATGTGTGCAtgatttagttaaaaatacagGCTGAACAAATTGAATAGTGATTCCAGTTTATAATGcagttttataatataatattttgcattGGATAAAACACATCCTGAAGATTTTCAGTCAGACTGATGGTGTATGAGAGTCACTTTGGTGTTGCACgcgtctgtttgtgtgtgtgtggtggcaGCAGATGGTAAAATACTGACGTGTGTTACAGCAAATCCTCAATCACATTCTGGACGACATCGAGCACTTCATCATCAAACTCCAGAAAGCTGCCGAGGCCTTCAATGAGCTCTCCAAACGCAAGAAAACCAAGAAGAGCAAAAAGAAAGGCCCTGGAGGTGAGCATCTGCTCATATCACACATCCACATCATCCTTGTCATCAGTGTGTCATGAGTGTGTTTGCTGTGTGTGTTCGATCAGAGGGAGTTTTGACGCTGAGAGCTAAACCTCCATCTCAGGACGAGTTTATCGACTGTTTTCAGAAGTTCAAACATGCCTTCAACCTGCTGGTGAGAGACCATAACCAGGTCCCCAACATTTTTAGCAGGATAGTCTCATTTCGATTATCTGTGATGTGATTGTTGCTTGTCATTCCAGGGCAAGTTGAAGAACCACATACATAATCCCAGCGCTGTGGATCTGGTCCATTTCCTGTTCAATCCTctcaaactggtgtgtcttctgatcacgtgtgtgtgtggaaCAGCCGTTCTGTCTAACTCAGACTGACgcgtgtctgtgtgtttgtgtctctcaGGTGATCCAGACATCTGGAGGCGTGGATCTGGCTAAAAGCGTGATCGTTCCTCTCCTTACCAGAGAAGCCATTGACTTCCTGCATGCATCGGGTTCGGCGGAGGAGAGACACCTGTGGGTCACGCTGGGAGATGGATGGACCAAATGCAGGTACTGGAGCATCTCTCTTAACACGACAAAACtgacagatatttaaaaattgtctttgaacaaaatcaaacatttaaatCTGTTAACTGAACAAAACCGactgatgtttacatttttcaaaacagaaatgATGACCAATATTTAAGTCTCttaacagaacaaaaacatccaatatttaaacattttagcagaacaaaacaaacttgtatttaaatctcttaacaaaacaaaactgactgatatttacatttttacagaacaAACACAACCgatatttaaatctcttaacCAAACAAAAATGGTCAATAATTAATTcttctaaataaacaaaaataacagataTCTAAATCTCTTACCAGAACAAAACCAACTGTTATTTAAATGGAACAAAAACAAccaatatttaaacattaaaaaaaaactaccaatATTTTAATCTCTTAACAGAACAAAACTAACCAACATTTAAATTTCTTATTAGAACAAAATGGATCGATAATTCAATCTCTTAATAGAACAAAGCCGACCAACATTTAAATCTCTTAACCAAATGAAACTGACAGATATTTAAATTTCTTAACAGAAGAAAACCAAccaatgtttacatttttacacaacaaaaataaccaatatttaaatctccttattaaacaaacatgacagatttttattttttttttttttatcagaacaAAACCAACTGATATTTGAATCTCTTAACGGAactaaaaacaactgaaatttaaatattttaacaaaaacaacctATATTTAATCTCTTTACATAGCCAAAGCaaccaacattaaaatgttttattaggaagaaattaaatgataatataatcTCAAAATAGAATAAAGCAAaccaacatttaaatatttgatcagGGCAAACCGGCCAATATTGAAGTCTTAACAGAAAAAAACCttacattatttaacattttaacagaaCTAAACCAACTGATATTCAAAtcttttattctaaaaaaatcaaacaacatttaaatctcttaacaaaacaaaagcagccAACATTTAAAAGTCTTATTCAAACAAAACTGACCAATAATTCAATCTCGTAATAGAACAAAACTAActgatgtttaaatatttaaacataacaaaaccaaaatgtatttaaatctcCCAACAGAACAAAACCGactgatgtttacatttttacagaacaAATACAGCAAATATTTAGATCTCTTAACCAAACAAAAATGctccaatatttaaaaattaacaatttgaACATTTGAATCTCTTAGTGGAACAAAAAACAACCGACATTTAAATgtcttattaaaacaaaaccgACCAATAATTCAATCTCTTAAGAAAACAAAGTTGACCaacatttagatatttaaacaaaacaaaagcaactCTTAATTGTCTCAATAGCCACTGCTGAACTGATGTATGTGCTAGACAGCACCATAAAAACAATATAGCTATATCTAAATCTGAAGGATCACTTCTCTCATCACCATATTATCCAGCACTAAAACTCAGTCTAAAAGCATGTGTGAAAAGTGCGATACAGATACATGTGTCTTGTGTTGAGGTTGGAGTGGCCGAAGGATCACCCGTTTCCTCCACACACGCTGCGATTCCGGGACGGCTGGGAGCCACCAGTGTTGGTGTCTCGTGAGCAGGACGTGGCTCAGCTGGCGGAGAGGCTCGGTGCGGCACAGACCGAGGTTCAGAGACCCGTGGACAGACCGCCGTTTGACGTAAGACACGCTTTCACCTTTAAAGTGTGATGCTGTGGAGTACTTAGAAGTAAAAGCGTTTTCTCTCCCGACAGCAGCCGGTGGTCCAGGACTTCCCCCATGCAGACGGGTACGGCTACAGTAACACTTCTTACAAGCGTTTGCACCTGCTGGAGCCAGACATGGCCGTGGCCGCTTTTAAACACGCGGTCAGCCGTCATGTAGATAGGTAAAACCCACCTGGGTAAGCGACCGCACCGTGCGCCCTGGAGAACCGACTCACCGTGCTAAGCTTCTGGGTCTGTTCTGGGTTCATTCTGCATCTCTAACTCTCAGCTCTGACCTAAACTCTCAGTCTGTTAAAGCATTTGGGTTTCTGTCTTCAGATGGTGTAAAGACTCTCTTCCCATCTTGTTTTTTGAGCTCTGAGACGCTCCTCCACGGCGGCAGCGGTCGGTCATTAACAACATTCATCAGTAGATTCAGCAATTAAAGAGAGCCAGCTTGTGTTTAAGAGATTACGCAGCAAAATATCATGTTCTTTCTcagtagttttgttttgttttgcagtacAAATATGACTTTTAACAGAATTTATGCTGTCTGCATTAACAGGCAATTTGAAAAACAAGGACATGCAAGGGTTAACTTgtttttcctttaaataaatttatttttctgattagttatttgttcttatttttaagCTTAAAGTCACTTAAAACAATATCTTAGTTATGTTGCTTTTCAAGAAAATGGATCTtggcaaatgtaattttttggcAGCGTCTCATTTGTGGAGGTTCTTTGACTCTTTCTCTTCAGGAACCTGGAGGCTCATGGCCGGACGCAGAGAAACTTTGCCAAATCCAGATACGACTTTGTAGCCAGAAACAGCAATGAACTGTCTGTGATGAAAGACGAGGTGGTGGAGGTACGTCATGTGATGATGATTTGACGTTAGTGTGACGGTCTGTCATGTGACGTGTCGATCTGATTGGCCGCCAGGTGCTGGACGACAGGAAGCAGTGGTGGAAAGTGCAAAATGGGACGGGCGCTACAGGTTATGTGCCAAACAACATCCTGGAGATCAGCAGGGCGGTGGACGTGACGGGCCGCGGGGAGCCCATTTACAGTCACACCATACaggtgacacacacacacacatgcttttTCAGCTTCTTTCTGCTTGCTTCATCTCCAGtttcatttcatcattttgttttgtcaCATCATAGAATTATTGTTTGTGTTCATCTGTTCATCTTAAAGCTAATGATGCCAAAAAAGGAATTTGAGTTGTTTAAGGtaacaagtgtgtgtgtgttcagtttGTTATGATTTCCTGCATTAGTTCAGTTTAtttccctgtgtgtgtgtgccatcTTAATCATATTTTGGGGACAAATTTGTACACAGAAGTAAGTtaaacggtaacactttataatacgGTGGCACtaatatgcattaattaatgCTTAACTATTGCACAGATAATTAGGAGTTAATGTATAACTCAATAAGAACGAAaccatatattaataattaatgcgtcagcaacaaatgaacattctgtatgatttatagaTTAAGTATGTGTCATGTGTCATAATATTTTAGTTCCCTAATAAACATATTAACTATTTCTAACtcatgtgttaattaccacaatgggtcaaagccatgcatttcaacttccagttgtctacTTTAATtaaatccataaccacaatgacatgtTACTTAACAGTTAGTTACAGTTATAGAAcaaatagttctgtgcctcaacaagtaaagtcataatataatgatacctttgcaaatcattaactCATGATTACCtgtgcattagttaagcattatTTAATGCGTATTTGTGCacccgtattgtaaagtgttactgttaaACCTCCCAAAACCTTGTTTTATGATCGTTCTCATTTGTAAAAATGGTATAAAAATACCATGTGTTTTCAGAAATTTTCTGTTAGTGTGTAAGTTATAGAATTTCTAAttagttttacaaaaaaacaatagatgtccaagtcagtgtgtgtgtgtgtgtgtgttttatttgctgtgtgtgtgtttattgttGAATTTCATTTTCACGTCACTCTTCATTTTTCTCTCAAGCAATTACTGGGCGAGTTAAATGAGGTAACTGGATTATTCTGACTAATCAAATGTCTCAGTATGTCTTTCGTAGAGATTTTTGACATACACTGTATATTATCTGTCTGTGTAGAGACCGGTTAGTATAATTTATGGAGTTCTTTTGATCTGTGTCTTAGGGGTCGTTCATACAGAAAGCGTCTTTGCATCTAAAAATGTGAGCTGCAGAGCTcaggaaagttttttttaaaaagcacagcaCAGAACGCCTCCTTCGCcatgtttcttttaaataaaacatgccATGCCAACTTGCTACTGTAGACAACGCTTGCCCCGCCTCCagggtcttctgattggtccactgttttggaactgacattgGTAAGTGGCATTGCTtgtaaaagttgaaattctttTAACTTGATACTGCGTCTAAAAAACATGGCGCACGTGCTAGGCGCTCCAAAAGAGGCGAGAGCAACGATCATATTCGTCCGTATGATCGGACGAGTcttagaaaaacaatggaaaaataaCACACTAGAATTACAAACATGTTCtgtgtgaacggccccttaGAAACCTTAGATGAGCTCATCTGTGGCCAGTGGGGTTTATATTGTCCAATCAAAGTCGATTATGTGATTACGGCAAGTCTGTAGGTGAACATGCTGTAAACTAAAGCACAACCCCTTCAGCATGTCCTGTGTAAACAGGAAGCGCATCAGCATGGCGCTGGTTTCATGAGGTCTTGATCACAGCTGTGTTCGGTGTGTGACTGTGATGTTTGTCCCGCTCAGAAGCAGCGCTCAGATTACGTGCCCAAACCAGCGGTGACGGAAGCTCCGCCCACCCCGACGCCTCCGCCTCCTCCCGCCCCACTGCAGATCCCCACCCCTCCGCTGCCACCCGCATCCGCCCCGCCGTCAGCCGCCCAACGTCAGGACACGCCACCGGCCGACAGCCAACAACACAACAACGGCAGCGAGAGCGATGGCGTCACCATGAGAGAACATCAGAGAGGGAGATCTGCACCCGCCAACCGTACGcacacacatattcacacagttagcacattttctgaaaaataagcttaattcagaacagtaataaaaaatgtaatagcaTCTGAATGATACTAGAATAACACAGTGTCAAATGTCGGATTATCTGTGTGTTTCCCAGGCCGAAAGTCCAACATGGAGGAGGTTCAGGACGAGCTGATGCACAGACTGACTCTGGGCCGCAGCGCTCAGAAAAAGTTCCAGGCTCCGTCTCGCTCCAGCAGCCTGCCGGCCGTCAACGTCACGTACGATTCCACACCGGACGAGGTGAAGGCCTGGCTGCAGGTCAAAGGCTTCAGTGAAGTGTGAGTGCCTTATTCATCTGTAGAGCATTATAGAAGATTAAAAGTGATGGTTTGAGCTGTTGTGGTTTGGTTTGCAGGACTATTACCAGTCTGGGTGTGCTGACCGGCGCTCAGCTTTTCTCTCTGAACAAAGATGAGCTGAAGACCGTCTGTCCTGATGAAGGCGCTCGAGTCTTCAGCCAAATCACCGTCCAGAAAGCCGCTCTCGAGGTGGGTCGACTTCCTGTGTTTCTCCCCGCAGATCCTTCCTTACTTCTCTCTTCATTCCTCTTTAAACTTTTCTGTCATAATCCAATATCTCAGACCGGATCACTGAGCGTAGGATATATCTAGAAAATAATAGCATAATAGTATTCCCTAATAGTACTCCCTGAATCGAATCTCGAATCTCCAAACAAACTGCTAAGTTGCTCAACTCTGGCAAGTGTCGCTTTGGTTTTTCTGTGGTGTTTTTGCTGTCTGCAGGTTTTCTTCTGACCCTCCCATGATCTTCACATGTAATCCACGTTCCTCCGAAGGTACTTTAGTATCACAGAGAGGCGGCTTCGCTCTGTTTAGTTAACAGCGGTTTAGTTATCACGCTATTAACCGCACATGGACCCTGTTGGGTTGCAACAGTTcttacttaaagggacagtttacaaacctgtatgagttgcTTTCtcaaagaatatattttgaagaatgttggtatcCAAAGAGTTGATGTTTCCcgtaatattttggattttattcttaacattcttcaaaatatcttcctttGTGCTCAGCAGAAGAGAGAAACTCATACAAGTTTGAATCAACTTCTATATCCCTTTAAATTGGAATATAAAGTCCATACTTAGTAGCTACTAGTTAGTTCATAACTAACTCtgtactaataataatagtcataATTCAAATTCATTTGTGTTCTCATCTGATAGTGTCAGTGcagttaaattaatattacCCAATGTAAaccccccaaaataaaaaaatgatgatgCACAGTGACTGTCAGGTAAAACATGAGCTTGATTTATTTGTCAATCTGCTGTTTTATTCCAGCCGTTTCTCCTGCTCTTAtgtgtaaattgtaaatatttagtttatgcGTAATTACATTTAATGGTCTGGTGCAAACAATATGTAGTAACTTGGTGGCCTAAACAACATAGATGCTCATGTTGTTTAGTGGCTTCTGTCTGCTGTTTCCAGTCATAGTTAGAGAATAGATTCTTTCCCAGAATCCCTCAAACGCCCCTTTATACGTCCATCGTCTTAGAGCATCTGATGAAGAACCTTCATGAACCTTCATCCTCATTCACTCATTTCTGCTcttcctctctctgtctctccatTATGCCACAGGTGTTTTGAGGTACTGAGCTTCTCGCAGCTtgtttaaatgagttttttgtGAGATGTAGGGCTGGGCTGGAAATGCTGATTTCTCGTTTTGATGAAccgatattgattcttaaatcccaagaatggAATGCTGTTTCCTGCTACTgtgtaaacaaaactaaatgtaaCATAATTTGTAGCACATCCCATCCAATAAGCTTAGTTACTTTTGATAGGAAACAAAGTATCAGCTTtaaattttttcaaattttgaaattcaaatcttgGCGCTCTTTAATATGTGGTGACGGATGGCTGTAGTgaatcatctcttcctctttactactagTTACACCagcaaataaacatgaatgaacatcttaatgaaatgaataatgTTTCATTGTACAGAATCAGTGTTTTAAATGCAGAGAGCCATCAATAAATCAGCTTGTGatcaataatattacatttacgtcacataaattttattatataatttttattttaaaaacttttttgttcatAGTATagtttttacagcattagttgagaaaaaaaaattatgtactgTACCCGTTTGCCTATATATCCAAAGGAATCAATACTGATCAGAAATTGAATCAAATTGCAAACTCAAACTCTAAACAGAATCAAAACGTGAAATTTGTCTCAGGACCCAGCCCTAGTGAGGTGTTTCTGAGTGTCTCACTGGcgttctgtctgtgtgtctgtagaGGAGCTCTGGCTCCGAGCTGCAGGAGGTCATGAGGAGGCGGCAGGAGAAGCTGGCGGCGGCAGTGGCGGCGAGCGATTCCGGAGTGGAGTCCTTCGATGAGGGGAGCAACCACTGACCCCTCACTCACCTCTGTCACCTCTGACCTTTTTCAGGATGCCGCGGAGCGTGCTCAGTTTGCAGCCATAATGCGCCGTCGCCAAGAACTCTTGGACCCGTCCGATAACGGAACCGGATCGGATGCGGACGAACACGCGTGACGAGACGCGAGAGGAAGTAGGCTTTTGTAGAGATGTGAATGTCAGACATCAGAGCAGTATGTAGTCTAGTGCCATCGAGTTCTGCCTTCATAATCCAACATCCTGGaaacattcatatatatttgCAATCACATTGTACTTTTACTGCCCAGAcagaaaactgtaaatattcCCGCACGATTGGCTGGATCTTGGACCAAATATTGATTCCATTAACTGTTGTTCCTCACAGACAATTCTGACTAATGATGTCTTGAAGTTCAGCCAGATTATTTATCAGCCGCTTTGAATGTACGTGAAGAATTATGGGTAAGGCTGTCAAacttgtagatttttttttttttactagtaaaataatatttctgtacATGATTGTTTTGTACTGAATTGTACTGCCAAAAGAGAAGCTTTATAAATCTAATGGGAATGAAATGTCAGTTTCTGTAGATCTGATGTTTGTCTTATTGGACATTTGACAGATTTTGGGCCAAAATCCTCCTGCAGTCTCATTCTAGTGatatattgatgatgatgatgatgatgccaTCAAACCTTCAGAAATATGAATGACTCATTGCAAGCATTAGTTAATAACGTGACTAACGTTTGGCCAAATCAGTCTCTGGGTTCAAGATTTCAGTCTGTAAATATAAAGTGTGTGCAGAATAAATTTAATCATGTGACCTGTGTGGCGTCTATGATCATGTGATTGTTAAAAAGATGATCAACTTGCAGATCAAGCCAAAGAAGACTTGGTCTTTTTAGGAGGTGTTTTGTCTCAATTGCTCATGCAAACCATTACAACTAAAGCATCGTCCACCTCCAGTGAGATCTGAACTGGGATTCAGCCCACCGAGCCACAGACTTGAGAGCTTAGCTGTagaaattaaatcaataaaaagagTAGGAGGGTAAGCTTTCGCCTTCCATGCAAGAGAGCGTTGGTTTGAATCCTGTCATTGCTTACGCTTTTCCTCATCCTCATTTGCTGATGCTCTCAATAAGAGCTCAAGATACTTACTAGTGACTTGTTGTCTTTTAATCATAGTTTCCTGAGTTCAAATCCTGTTAAATTCGCTGAGGTTGAGGCGGGTCAGTGTTTACGCACGTTCTTTGTGTGCCAGGCTGCGATAGAGATGTAGATTCTAACCCCAGCTCTGTGTTGGTGAGGGTGATCTTTAACTGGTTTATTGTGAAATCACGCAGGTGAATAGTGAAATACAAGTTCCAGCATGTGCTTTGGTAAGAGATCTGTGGCTCACTGGTATGAGCGCTGCCTCTTGGCTCTGAGGTTGCTGGTTTGAATCCTGGCCAGATCTCCAAGAAATGAGTGATGGTGAAGGTTGTGGAAGAGGGAGGTGGAGTCCAGGTGGTTGTGGATGAGCTGGTTATCAGGAACTGGTGACCAGAAAAATGACGACTTAGTCTGGGGCctggatatttatttttaataagtcAAAACATAAACAAGATATATAACCGCTGCTGGTTATTGGCCCAGGAGTCCCCGGGGGAGACGTCTGGATATATCCCCCCCTTCGTGTCCTGCCTTCTCTCGGTGCACCCACCATGCTCTGTTCACTCTCTCTCACAACCTGCCACAGCTCATGATCAGGTGACCGTTCCGACCGCAACCATGCTTCAGTGACCAGGCCGGTTTTGAACCGGGATCCTCTCGTTCAGAGAGGACATGCTCAACCACTGAGCCACTGGCACTTCCACACTTAATCTTGTTTTTTGGGGGAGTTTTGTCCTTCTTAATGGGCTAAACCAAGGACACTAAAGGTTTTAACTGCAAGAACAGGATTCGATCCAGCGTCATCTACATGAAAGAGCAACGCTCAGACCGCTGACCCACTGGAGCACCTTGCTGAAAGAGGTTCTTTTTGGAGAGAGATTTGTCTCAATCATAAGCTTCATTTGTGCaagtttaattatttgcatGGTGTTTTTCCTCAATTGAGcattcagtaaaataaaaactaaagcaTAAACCTCATCAAGAGAGGGAATTGAACATGGACTCTCCATGCAAAAGCAAACCACACAAACCACTGAGCCACAGAAGCTTCTCTGCTGCAGTAAATTTTTTGGGGAGGTGTTTTATCTCAAACTGATGAATCAAAGCAGTATCACTACAGCATTCTTCGCTGCAGGAACAAGATTTGACCAGGATTTTGGAGGGAGTTTTGTTGGAATTAATCATTCAGAACCAATGAAggtaaacattgttttcaaaaagtaAGGCATGAGATTTGAACTAAGACTCTTCATGTAAAGGAGCAACACTCAGACCATTAAACCACAGAAACCAATTTGCTGAAGGCTGGTTTAATTGACAAGAAGGAAGAAGGTTTTTGGAGGGGTTTTGTCTCAACTAAAAAATTGATTGGGGGTGTTCTTCTGTGCCTGTTAAAAATTGCTTTCTATTCATGAATGAACGACACTCAGATCATTGAGCCACGGAAGCGTCTAGAATTATATGCTTCTTTTTGGAGGAAGTTATGTCTCATTCATTCCTTTTGTCAAATATAGCGTGGCTAAACACTGAATCAAATTTGCTTCAAATTTTGCAACACGTGATCGAACTGAGCTGAACTGAACCAACACTGAACTGACGTGTGCTTATTAATGacactgttgtttgttttgcactCAATACTACAGTACCGAATGTGAATTTGTGTCATTGGTTAATTTTCTCCtgtttatcactgtgtgaaatTCTATATTTAATGAGGAATATGATTATGATTTCAGAGTGAAGTCTGAAGTAAGAAGTTAAAGTTGGGTGaaagatgtttttatttgtgcactGATATGAGCAGGAATGAGTCAAGAGTTGGTTTGGATTTCAATACTGCAGCATTCAGAACTAGAGTAGCCATTatgaagaaaaacacagagacaCATAAATTGACAGTGAATGTTTTAGATGGactcataataatatttcatataaaattctGCACATCTGCACTGGTGACGCACTCCGAACACATGCAGGAACCAAATAAACCAGTTTAAAGGCACCAAGCGTCCATTCTGAGGTATCAGAGCATCCGATTTATTCACATTGAAGCCGAGCAGTGAGACGGCACAGCTGTTTCCTTCTGGTTTGGTGAAACTGACGGCTGAGATCTAGTTTTCAGTCCATTGATTGTAAATCAGACTTCTGTCAAGGTCAAAGGCCGTATTTCTTCTGTAAGTCTTGAACAGAAGCGTCTCCCAGACCGGCGCTGTGAATCTGGTCAAACAGCTCCTGTAAGACTGATAGAAAGAAAAGAGTTTGTGTTTATTCGCCACTGTGTGCacagtgtttagtgtttgtgtgtatttgtgtgtttgtacttTTCTTCTCGGCGGACGACATGAACATGACGGCCATGTCAAATCTCCTCACGCTCGCCAGGTTCCTCAGGACGTCCAGCAGAAGAGACGCATCTTCATGTCTGGAATCACGCATGAGACACAGAACACAGGAAATGATATCATCATGTTGAAATTCCTTTGTCTGCAGTAAAGGCCCATTCACATCAGGGATGATAACTATTACGATAAATCActttcagaatcattttttccagctgatgaataataaaaacattgacagccaatcagaatcaaagcATT includes these proteins:
- the eps8a gene encoding epidermal growth factor receptor kinase substrate 8a isoform X2, which codes for MQSPDMNGYTGVTAQSSQMNGHGSLSPDVPAKRSGGKALYGTDGVYFLHTSAKHKKKDQRRNYTKNSINSLTDTSQYHVEHLTTFVMDRKEAMLTIEDGIRKLRLLDAKGKVWTQDMILQVDGKAVSLLDNDSKNELENFSLGSIQHCQAVMNACSYDSILALVCKESGQGKPDLHLFQCDDIKANLIHLDIESAVSDHKGGKVKKRSEVLKMILKSDGTIPPPPGGPAPEPPGAVNQTDSKSRVASWSAWTNEQQEHDPQRHYTEVGGSPEMRAAHVDRDVQILNHILDDIEHFIIKLQKAAEAFNELSKRKKTKKSKKKGPGEGVLTLRAKPPSQDEFIDCFQKFKHAFNLLGKLKNHIHNPSAVDLVHFLFNPLKLVIQTSGGVDLAKSVIVPLLTREAIDFLHASGSAEERHLWVTLGDGWTKCRLEWPKDHPFPPHTLRFRDGWEPPVLVSREQDVAQLAERLGAAQTEVQRPVDRPPFDPVVQDFPHADGYGYSNTSYKRLHLLEPDMAVAAFKHAVSRHVDRNLEAHGRTQRNFAKSRYDFVARNSNELSVMKDEVVEVLDDRKQWWKVQNGTGATGYVPNNILEISRAVDVTGRGEPIYSHTIQKQRSDYVPKPAVTEAPPTPTPPPPPAPLQIPTPPLPPASAPPSAAQRQDTPPADSQQHNNGSESDGVTMREHQRGRSAPANRRKSNMEEVQDELMHRLTLGRSAQKKFQAPSRSSSLPAVNVTYDSTPDEVKAWLQVKGFSEVTITSLGVLTGAQLFSLNKDELKTVCPDEGARVFSQITVQKAALERSSGSELQEVMRRRQEKLAAAVAASDSGVESFDEGSNH
- the eps8a gene encoding epidermal growth factor receptor kinase substrate 8a isoform X3, with the protein product MQSPDMNGYTGVTAQSSQMNGHGSLSPDVPAKRSGGKALYGTDGVYFLHTSAKHKKKDQRRNYTKNSINSLTDTSQYHVEHLTTFVMDRKEAMLTIEDGIRKLRLLDAKGKVWTQDMILQVDGKAVSLLDNDSKNELENFSLGSIQHCQAVMNACSYDSILALVCKESGQGKPDLHLFQCDDIKANLIHLDIESAVSDHKGGKVKKRSEVLKMILKSDGTIPPPPGGPAPEPPGAVNQTDSKSRVASWSAWTNEQQEHDPQRHYTEVGGSPEMRAAHVDRDVQILNHILDDIEHFIIKLQKAAEAFNELSKRKKTKKSKKKGPGEGVLTLRAKPPSQDEFIDCFQKFKHAFNLLGKLKNHIHNPSAVDLVHFLFNPLKLVIQTSGGVDLAKSVIVPLLTREAIDFLHASGSAEERHLWVTLGDGWTKCRLEWPKDHPFPPHTLRFRDGWEPPVLVSREQDVAQLAERLGAAQTEVQRPVDRPPFDQPVVQDFPHADGYGYSNTSYKRLHLLEPDMAVAAFKHAVSRHVDRNLEAHGRTQRNFAKSRYDFVARNSNELSVMKDEVVEVLDDRKQWWKVQNGTGATGYVPNNILEISRAVDVTGRGEPIYSHTIQQRSDYVPKPAVTEAPPTPTPPPPPAPLQIPTPPLPPASAPPSAAQRQDTPPADSQQHNNGSESDGVTMREHQRGRSAPANRRKSNMEEVQDELMHRLTLGRSAQKKFQAPSRSSSLPAVNVTYDSTPDEVKAWLQVKGFSEVTITSLGVLTGAQLFSLNKDELKTVCPDEGARVFSQITVQKAALERSSGSELQEVMRRRQEKLAAAVAASDSGVESFDEGSNH